CACATCAGTAATCATCCTTTTGTAAAAAGAGTACATTTCATCTGATAATTCAAGAGGTGAATTTTCAAAAAAAGTCTTAATTGACTGACGATTAGCTAAAGGATGAATATCATATATTTTGCTAAATGATATCCCATGATAGCCGTTTTTTTTGGTTTGAAGCTTACTCATCTCAGAAGAGAACGTTCCCACCAATCTACCAAAATGTTTAGCTTTTTTCAGATCAGACAAAGGAGGTATAGAGCCCTCTATAAAATTAGTAATAGCTGCAAGAGACCCATCGTTTAAAACGACGAAATTCTCTCCAGATAAGGTATGAAGAAAGACAGGTACCTGAAACGATAAATGTCTGCCAACAAGAAATGTCGTCACCTGAGTTTCGAGCTCAATACTATCGATCGTTTTCATGTACTTATTATAGATTCGAACGATATACTTCTGCCCATTCATTTCAAGGACTTGGGTTGTATTGGTCAGTCCAAATGGGACGGCTTTCAAGACATACTTCGCTTCACAGAAATAATGTTGAAGAACTTCATCAAATTTGATGTTCATAGATCCGAGTCTCTTCATCATCGAGCAAATATCCATTACCGATATACGCCCAGTTATTTTTTTCATAATAGTCCGTCAAATCCGTACATAAATACAACTTGTCGTAGCCCTTCGTCTTCACCTCATTAATCGCATGATTCTGTAGTTGCCCACCCAGGTTCTTGCCTCGGTATTCTGGATCAACATGAAGGCAGGCAAACCACGGGAACAGATCCTGCCGACTATTCAAATCACTTCGTAACAGAGCATATCCTCCAACAATCCTGTCTCCATCCAACAGTACATAAAATCGGGGTACATCACTCTCGGTTTCCACGGAACGCTCTATGCAATCCCGGTAAAAATGATAACTTGATTCCGAGCCCCACTGCTTCCAAAAATAATGTACAGCTGTCTGCAGCATGTCCGGCTTTTGCCGAATATCAACAATCTCAAACATCACACTCTACCTTCCTTATTATATTCTTGTATATTTTTGTGGTAATAGCTGCCCAATCGTTGTTTTAGAATAACCCTCTTCTCCCTACAAGATGACCTGTGTGTCCTTCCCATAATCACTAATCAGTTCTCTGCAAATACCGCAAGGAGATACCACTTATTTCGTTCAACATGTACTTCGCATAATCCAGAAGTAAATCATTACTTAGATTCACGCTTTCCAGCTCTCCGTTATACTTTGCGAGACATTGTGAGATGACTTCTTTGTACTTCGGTAAAATATGAATGAGTGCCCACTCGCCTGCTTCTCGCTTGGAGTATATTACTGAATCTTGCATATACAATAGAACCCGTGATAGGTTCAAAACATAGTAGACAGGATTCTCCGTTATTTCTTCCATAGCTGAACCAACGTCAGATGTAATAGAGGCCAGCATATATTCACGTTTTACGGGCTGGAATAATTCCTTAATCGGTTTGCCGACAAGCACAATTCCACGGTCAACAATAACGGCCAGATGTGCTACCAGATCCGGATCTTCGTATCCACCGCAAAGATATTGATCATCAGTTCTATACTTTTCTCGGTGATACCCCGAGTAATGAAACTCAAATGGAGTCGGAAACGTCAGTTTAGCAACCGTAGACTCCAAAACAATACTAAGTTCAAATCCTGTGACAATGTGCATTTCATCTTCTATCTGCATCAATTTCTTCGCAATACTTCGATAGGTATCAGCAGACAGCTGCTCCCGGCATACCACCAGTATATCGATATCGCTTTGATTGGGATGGAAGCACCCCATAGCCATGGACCCGTGCAAATAAATTCCCACCAGGGAATCCGAACATTCTTCTTTTAACAAATGAGTAACTGTATGTAGTACCGCCTGTTCATCCACCTAAACCCACTCCTTCATTTACGTTGTTACGTATCTAACTCCACTTTCATTTCCTCCACAAAAACAGCCGTGCCTTGTATTCTGACATCCATGTCCTGTCCATCTCTGACCACACTGACAAGAACTTTCCCATCTCTGCCAACCTCGTGTCCTTGCTCCACAACAAAAAGAGCCTGATCCATCTCAGAATTCATATACTCCAAATAATAGGCACCCATCACACCGGATGCTGTTCCCGTAACCGGATCTTCCGTAGTACCCGAAAAGGGCGAAGAAAAATGTCTGGCATGCATTAGAGCATCTGAATCGCGGGTTTCCAGCGTAAAGGGATGCAAAGAAGCTTTCGGATTTTCAACTAATATCTCAGGGAATAGAGAAGAATCCGGTTTCATTTGTTGGAAAGAAGTCAGTTTACGAATCGGTATCAATAACGTCCAGGTACCCGTAGTTCCATAGACGATGGGTGTGGATAGATCAATATCATCCATGGTTAGATTAATCGAATTTGCCAGCTTCTCTAAGTCACCTTGGAATGGCAGGAAACGGGGCTGATCCTGCTTCATCTCAATGTTGATCTTATCGCCATCCTGCTGGAACTGAATCGGCAATATGCCTACATTAGTCTCAATGGTAATCGACTGCTTATCCTCCAGTAGCCCTCTAGTCTTTAACCCATACATGGATGCCATCGTGGCATGCCCACACAGATTAATCTCATGACCAGGTGTAAAATATCGTAATCTAACATCTGCTACCTCGGAACTTATCACGAAGACCGTTTCATTGAATCCAACTTTATGTGCAATCTGCTGCATCGCTTCCTCACTGAGCGAATCGGCATGAAAAACGACTCCGGCCGGGTTACCTTTACCAGGAACCGTCGAAAAAGCATCATAATGATATACAGTGATTACACTCATTGTAGACCCACCTTCCACTTGACAAGACCAACTTGGTCATCGGAATTTCTCCCTCTTCGTTCACTAAACTCTTTTTCTAAAATGGAGAAGAAATATTGATCCGTCCATTGGTTGTTCCACCAAAGTTCTTCCTTGAACACGGCTTCCCGTGTCATCCCCACATGCTGCATCAGCGCAGCAGATCGGACATTCTGAGCATTGCACATACCTATAACTTTATGGGCGTGTAACCCGTTGAATGCAAATTCTAATAAAAGTTTCGTAGCCTCACTGCCGTAGCCGTTCCCTACATAATTCGGAAGCAGCGCGAATCCGAGTTCCCAGCTTTTTCTATGACCTACATAGCTCCACATCTGGATAAGACCAATTGGTTCTCCCTCGGGATCTTCCAAACGACGAATAATGAAATCATAGGCATACGGTTCTTCATCCGTAGTGAAAAAATGACTACGATATTTATCACGAACTTTCTCAGTATCCGTTTCAACGTCCTCTTCAAAGCTCCATATACTTGCATCACATTCAAGTGTGCATATAAAGTCGAGGTCCTGTTCTGTGACAGGTGTTATTCTTATCTTCTGTCCCGCGAACTCCATTTCAATTTACCTCCTTTTTTTGTTTAGGCCGTCGTTTCCATAGAACTATTGCATCTGCCCATTCATATATCTTCTATGACTTGAAGATGCATCTTGAGCCCAATTGATCTTGAACTTTGACCGCTTACAAAATAAACTCTTCCTTATTCAACGTGTAGTAGAACAAGTCACCTTTCAACTCATCGGCTTTTGAAAAATGCATCTTAACTAACAGGTTCTGTGACCGAATGTTGGCCTGCTCTACTGTGGCTTCAATAAAATCAAGATTCATAACATCCCAACCAATTTTGATGATTTCGATTAAAGCTTCTTGCATTAAACCTTGCCCCCAATAGGAACGGGATAAATCAAATCCAAGCTCCGCGCTTGACGGTTCGCTTTTGGCCCAGCAGTGAAATCCGACTGTACCGAGGAAATGATTATTTACTTTATTGAACAGACCATACCTGCAACCTGAATCATCCATATGAAATTGTATGATTTCTTCTGCTTCTTTTACGTCACGGCAAGGCTCAATATCCATAAATCGAGCTATCTCTGGATCAGCAAAATGCTTGAATACAGACTCACGATCCGCCAAAGTCAGCTGTCTAATATACAATCGGTCAGTTTCTATTTCGGGAAAAGGTTTCATGTGCATATGTCCCTTCTTCTTTAAAGGTTATTGATCGTGTAATGACCCGCCTCACCGAGAAAATCACTTCGGGTTAACCCCTGCTCTCCAAGAAAAACTCTATAACTTGTTATCGTACCATCATGTGAAATGATAAAAGTACTCCCGCTCTGCTCTCTGCACCATTGAATTAGCTGTCCAGCATAAACCTCAAATAGATATTCTTCCATTCGATTAATCCCATCCAACCAGCAATCAAGTCCAAAATCCAGAATTCGGAGCTCCGCATACTGAGCATTTAATTCATCTTTCGAATAGATCTGATCACAGCGCAGAACG
Above is a window of Paenibacillus sp. E222 DNA encoding:
- a CDS encoding phosphotransferase; amino-acid sequence: MNIKFDEVLQHYFCEAKYVLKAVPFGLTNTTQVLEMNGQKYIVRIYNKYMKTIDSIELETQVTTFLVGRHLSFQVPVFLHTLSGENFVVLNDGSLAAITNFIEGSIPPLSDLKKAKHFGRLVGTFSSEMSKLQTKKNGYHGISFSKIYDIHPLANRQSIKTFFENSPLELSDEMYSFYKRMITDVETSNLSLEVLPSQLVHHDLLVYNLLSRDDEIIGVLDFDFMGTDVAFMELAISFNHMIQESEGALDMIEAFLQGYSTERKHSTVEINYLPLLTQIYFIAVLHFYIGQHYAGVTIEQNFNFMLNQFERNINWLHKHDLKIQELFHRYLV
- a CDS encoding GNAT family N-acetyltransferase — protein: MFEIVDIRQKPDMLQTAVHYFWKQWGSESSYHFYRDCIERSVETESDVPRFYVLLDGDRIVGGYALLRSDLNSRQDLFPWFACLHVDPEYRGKNLGGQLQNHAINEVKTKGYDKLYLCTDLTDYYEKNNWAYIGNGYLLDDEETRIYEHQI
- a CDS encoding PhzF family phenazine biosynthesis protein, which produces MSVITVYHYDAFSTVPGKGNPAGVVFHADSLSEEAMQQIAHKVGFNETVFVISSEVADVRLRYFTPGHEINLCGHATMASMYGLKTRGLLEDKQSITIETNVGILPIQFQQDGDKINIEMKQDQPRFLPFQGDLEKLANSINLTMDDIDLSTPIVYGTTGTWTLLIPIRKLTSFQQMKPDSSLFPEILVENPKASLHPFTLETRDSDALMHARHFSSPFSGTTEDPVTGTASGVMGAYYLEYMNSEMDQALFVVEQGHEVGRDGKVLVSVVRDGQDMDVRIQGTAVFVEEMKVELDT
- a CDS encoding GNAT family N-acetyltransferase, which codes for MEFAGQKIRITPVTEQDLDFICTLECDASIWSFEEDVETDTEKVRDKYRSHFFTTDEEPYAYDFIIRRLEDPEGEPIGLIQMWSYVGHRKSWELGFALLPNYVGNGYGSEATKLLLEFAFNGLHAHKVIGMCNAQNVRSAALMQHVGMTREAVFKEELWWNNQWTDQYFFSILEKEFSERRGRNSDDQVGLVKWKVGLQ
- a CDS encoding GNAT family N-acetyltransferase, with the translated sequence MKPFPEIETDRLYIRQLTLADRESVFKHFADPEIARFMDIEPCRDVKEAEEIIQFHMDDSGCRYGLFNKVNNHFLGTVGFHCWAKSEPSSAELGFDLSRSYWGQGLMQEALIEIIKIGWDVMNLDFIEATVEQANIRSQNLLVKMHFSKADELKGDLFYYTLNKEEFIL
- a CDS encoding histidine phosphatase family protein; its protein translation is MDITFIRHGHAEHLLHYPHQLNQLHPGLTEQGKRQATELRKQIKILPEDLVLVSPSKRTIETAFLLTSSDKLTVCPLVGPRMFPQNPEFPVLRCDQIYSKDELNAQYAELRILDFGLDCWLDGINRMEEYLFEVYAGQLIQWCREQSGSTFIISHDGTITSYRVFLGEQGLTRSDFLGEAGHYTINNL